In the genome of Desulfobacterales bacterium, the window GTCGTATTCTAATTTTGGTATTGGTAATCATGACCTTATGCTTCCGTTATTCGATAATATCGCTGACCACACCGGCACCAACGGTACGACCGCCTTCACGCACCGCAAAACGCAGCTCTTTTTCCATCGCAATCGGGGTGATCAGCTCCGCCTCAATCGCTACATTGTCACCC includes:
- the tuf gene encoding elongation factor Tu (EF-Tu; promotes GTP-dependent binding of aminoacyl-tRNA to the A-site of ribosomes during protein biosynthesis; when the tRNA anticodon matches the mRNA codon, GTP hydrolysis results; the inactive EF-Tu-GDP leaves the ribosome and release of GDP is promoted by elongation factor Ts; many prokaryotes have two copies of the gene encoding EF-Tu), whose amino-acid sequence is GDNVAIEAELITPIAMEKELRFAVREGGRTVGAGVVSDIIE